The Tautonia plasticadhaerens nucleotide sequence GTGAAGCCGACGACGCCGTCGGTCCCCCGGCCCGGCCGGCCGAAGCTCGTGCCGGGCAGCACGCCGATGATCGAGTGGTAGGGGACGCCCGAGGCCGTCTGGGCCGAGGCCGAGGCCCGGAGCAGCGGGTTGTCCCACTTCAGGTTGTCGATGCCGGTGATCGACCGCCCCCGGAAGAAGGGGCGGAGGGCGTCCAGCCCGTATCGGTCCCGGATCGAGGCGAATAGCCCCTCGATCGCCTTCCCCCGCCGGACCAGGAGCGAGCCGATCCGCCCGAGGAGTCGGCTGGCCAGGCGGCTCCCCCGGTGCGGCGTGGCGAGGAAGATGGCGCGTCGGATCGCCGGCTCGGGGGTCGTCCGGAACATCGCCCGCAGGGCCGCCTGCGGCATCGGCGCCAGGTCCAGCTCGTCCGGTGGCCGGGCGAAGACGGCCCGGCTGAGGGCGTCGCCCGGGTCGAGGATCAGGGACCTCGCCACCAGCCCCCCCATGCTGTGGCCGACCACGACCATCCGGTCGAAGGCCGAGTCGTCCTGCTCGGGGTCGAACGCCCGGCGGAGGGCCCGGAGCCGCTCCCGGATCCGGGAGGAGGAGTAGGGGATCGGGTAGCCGGTGGGGTAGAAGGCGACCCAGAACTGGTACCGGGAGCGGAGGACCGGGTCTGCCTGCAGCTCGTTGAGCATGGCGACCCAGGTCAGGGGGCTGGAATAGAGCCCGTGGATCAGGACGACCGGGATCTTGCCCGGGTCGTAGGGGCGGGTCAGGTAGACGCCGATGGCCGGGGCGAGCCGGTCGGGGTCGAAGACGCCGAGCCATCCCAGGCCGTCGGGCCAGGAGCGCCGGGCCTGGTCCTGGAGCGGGGCGGTCAGGTCCCCGGCGAGGGGCAGGATCAGGCCGGGGGCGATCGGCACCCCGGCCTCGTCGACCGGATCGACCAGCACCAGCGAGGACGGCCGGTCCCGCCACCGGCCGCCGTCGGGATCTCCCGTCGGGACGAGCAGGGCGGTGGCGGGCACCTGGAGCCGGGTCGGGAAGAAGGCGTCCGTCGGCGACCGGCCCGCCCACCCCCGTCGGCCGGCGATCAGGGGGACGCCCCAGCCGGGCCGGCGGTAGGGGGTCAGGTGGCGAGGGGGGGGGTGGTCGGCGGCGATCAGGAGCTGGTCGGCCGTCCCCCCGGTCCCGAGCGTGGCGGAGGGGTCGACGACGATCCCCACCGAGGCCAGGCGATCCCCCCAGGCCGGGTCGCGCCCCGGCTCGTCGGCCTCGGCCAGCCGGAGGCATCGGAGGACCGATCGGTTGTGCAGGTCCCTGGCGTGCTCGAACCAGGGGGGAGGGCGGCCGACGGTCGCGGCGTCCCGCGCGGCGAACCAGGAGTAGGAGGCGCCGTCTCGGGCCCAGGCCAGGGCATCGGGGAGCCCCCGCTGCTCGGACCGTTCGCCGATCCGGTCGGCGAGCCCGGCCAGCTCCAGCAGCAGGTCCGGCCTGCCCGGCCCCGAGGTGAGGAACTGCAGTGCGGCGAACCGCTGGCGTTCGGCCTCGTCGACGGCCAGGGCCCGGGCCGCCGCCTCCGGGTCGTGCGATCGGAGGGCCCCCACCCCGCAGCCGCTCGACAGCAGGACCATCAGGGCCATGAGCCCGATCGCCGGCCGGACGACTCCACTCCCCGATCGACCCGCCCCCCGATCCCGGCCGGCGCGGGCCGCGACGGCCCCCTCGGCGTCCCGAGGAGGGACCGCCCTCGAGGTCATCCCTGCCTCGGGTGCTCGGGTCGTCTGGGACATCGGGCGGGATGGTAGCGTCGAGGCCCCTGCCCTGCAAGCTCGGGTGGGGGGCGATGCTGATCGGATGCCTCGGCCAGTTGTTGAGGGGACGACCGGTCCGGATGGTCGGGCCGTCGAGGCGACTTTCGGGCGTGATGTTCCGGGCGAACAGCGAATCAATCACGCATGGTCTATCCCGGCCCGCCGTGATACAACTGTCATCGGGTCGTGACGATGGGTTCCGGTCGCCTCGACGCCCGGCCGGGCCCGTCCCTCGCTCGATCGATCGCCCCTCCCCCGCGCCGGAGCCCTCCGAACGATGCGACGCATGATTGCCCTCGGCCTGATCCTGCTGGCCTCCGCCTCGGCTGCCGGCATCGTCATGACCCGGCCCTTGCCGGCACCCGAGTCGGCCACGGCCCCCGCCCCCGGGCCGGCCGAGGGGGCCCCGGCCGACCTCGCCGGTGAGAGCCCTGCCGTGGAGGCGCCGGGTCCGGATCGGGATCCTCCCAGGAAGGGCAAGTCGCCGGGGATCGTCCGGGGGGCCCTCTCGACCTCGGAAATTCCCCAGGATCTCGACCGGATGGAGCAACGGCGCCGGGAGAAGCTGGAGTGGAACCGGCGAACCGTCCTGGGGGCGTACGACGAGGTTGGCCGGAAGGATCCCCGATGGGACGAGTCCGCCCGAGAGGCGATGGATCTGGCCTCCCGGATGTTCGGCCTGCAGGTCGACCCCGTGGTCACACTGGCCGACCTCCGACGGCCCGCCCGGGCCGCCCTCGATGCCGGTTGCGACGACCCGATGCTCGCCTACCTCCACACCCGGACCCTGGTCGCACTCGACGTCGTCGGGCCGGCCGAGTTGGCCCGCCTTATGATCGAGGCCGCCGAGGGGCTCCGGGCCAGCGACTATCCCGCCTGCCGGAGGGCGGTCGCTCTGGAACTGGCCGGCACCCAGGTGGTGGCCGCCTCGTCGTTAGGAGGGCCCCCTCGCGAGCAGGCCGGGCGCTACTTCGATGACGCCCTCGCGCTGATGCCGGAGAGCGTCCGGACCGACGCTCGCACCGAGCACTGGCGGGATCTCTGGTTCGACACCCTGAGGAGCCTCGTGACCGGCTACCGGGCCCTGGGGCTCGAACCCGTCGAGGCCTACGAGCGGGTCGATGCCGGGCTGGCCGGCCTGCCCGAGGCGGAGGCGCTCCGGCTCGTCGTCCGGGGGTGGTTCTGGTTCGACTACGGGTGGGAGGCCCGCACCAATGCCTTCGCCCCGGCCGTCCCGGCCGGCGGATTCGAGCGGCTGGAGGACCGCCTCGCCCTCTCCCGGGAGGCGTTCGAGGCCGCCTGGGAGCTGGAGCCCGACAACGCCCGGGTGGCCTCGTACCTGATGGACATCGACAAGTCGATCGTTGGCGACCGAGCGGTCATGGAACGCTGGTTCGACCGGGCCATGAGGGCCGACGGCGACTGGTACGCCGCCTGCCTCACCAAGCTCGACTGGCTCGATCCCAAGTGGCACGGCTCGGTCGAAGAGATGCTCGCCTTCGGC carries:
- a CDS encoding alpha/beta fold hydrolase, which encodes MALMVLLSSGCGVGALRSHDPEAAARALAVDEAERQRFAALQFLTSGPGRPDLLLELAGLADRIGERSEQRGLPDALAWARDGASYSWFAARDAATVGRPPPWFEHARDLHNRSVLRCLRLAEADEPGRDPAWGDRLASVGIVVDPSATLGTGGTADQLLIAADHPPPRHLTPYRRPGWGVPLIAGRRGWAGRSPTDAFFPTRLQVPATALLVPTGDPDGGRWRDRPSSLVLVDPVDEAGVPIAPGLILPLAGDLTAPLQDQARRSWPDGLGWLGVFDPDRLAPAIGVYLTRPYDPGKIPVVLIHGLYSSPLTWVAMLNELQADPVLRSRYQFWVAFYPTGYPIPYSSSRIRERLRALRRAFDPEQDDSAFDRMVVVGHSMGGLVARSLILDPGDALSRAVFARPPDELDLAPMPQAALRAMFRTTPEPAIRRAIFLATPHRGSRLASRLLGRIGSLLVRRGKAIEGLFASIRDRYGLDALRPFFRGRSITGIDNLKWDNPLLRASASAQTASGVPYHSIIGVLPGTSFGRPGRGTDGVVGFTSAHLDGAASELVVPHHHMLTRLPEVIAEVRRILLLHLAEADAPAPIAGRLTPVPPLLR